A region of the Diceros bicornis minor isolate mBicDic1 chromosome 30, mDicBic1.mat.cur, whole genome shotgun sequence genome:
ACATTAGCATCAAAAGCATAGTCTCTGAGAAAGATAGGCTTGATTGGCACAGtggtcctgtctctctcccttgctAGGTTTATATGGTCTCACAATTTAACTAATCTCAAAGGTGTCCACTGAGTCATAaaggagatattaaaaatattatgtagtATACTAAGAAgtgaatttatataatttaactgAGGTACTTCATGGTCAACAATGTATAATACACCACAGGAAATACATCAGTCTTTTGATAATAAGCAAGAAAGGCAAAAGCTGTCCCAGAGGACCACGAGCTGCCTGCAGTCACTGCAAGGCCAAGTCTAATCCtgctgaaaagaaaaatctcacaaACCTCCTTCATCAAAAGTACAGAGTTACCaagacaaaactaaaaatattctgTAAGATAGCAGTACAAACAGCAAAAGATAAAATTCTAAATCATAAATATGACTAAGTTTCCCTTCTTCTTGCTAAAAAGACTGACTGGAActtcttagaaaataatttttgctcCACTGCCTTGTTTTGCCTTCTAGAAAAGAATGATTATATTTATCAAGGACAAAACGCTTATGAAGATATAATTATGTTTACCTCCTCACAGCATTCAACAGGGAAAACAACCTTCCTCCTTGAATAGCAATCAAATCAACAACCACATGCCAACATCTTATAAGGAGGACTTCTGAGCACCCTGTCACTGTTATACCTCACAGTCCTTTATGGTCTGTGGTCAATCTTAGAATTTACTGCACCCCTCTCTTTGACTACAGCTGCAGTCTTGCAGGTCACTGGCAAGAGGGGcattaaaaaatgtgatttttacatTTTGCGTTCAGGATAAATTAGAAATTAGTTTGACGACAAAAAATAGTtactataaaagaataaaaattaaagtttgcctgaggaaaaaaatacttgaattTGTATGCACATGGCAAAGTTGACTCGTAATGTATAatgattaaatgaagaaaattgcAAAGTATGTCTGAAAATccataattaaaatgaattttaatatattctgaggaaataaaaccacaataataTTTATTAGCATACACTGGATTAGAACAGTTGATAAAATATATCAAGGAAACAACTACAGAAGTGTTCATTTCACAAAGAAACACACATAGTTTTAATGACATAGAAGCAAACATTATTGAAAACATATTGAGGGAATACACTCAGCTACCAGTAACAGAAAACACACAATCTTCCTGACATGAGAAAGGGGACTGTTCTCACACGGAAGAATTGGGTCAAGGTGGCCACTgcagaatgcagcagagaaacaAACTGCCATGTCCTTCTGTTTATGCCCCACTGCAGATGTCACGGTGAATCAGGAAACATGCTCACTAGCACTATTAACAGCATAAGGTGTTTCCTATACACATTAGACCTTATACACTTATCACCTAGGGAAGAGGAGAATCAGAGAATACTCCCAACCACAAAAGTCTGAATTAGTTTCCTGATGGACACAAGAGGCCTTACAGAAAAATCCTAACTCTAATGGATCTTTGATGTGAAACTTGTAGaaatataagtgaaaaaataCAACTCTAAGAAAATGGAAGTCCAAACAGTTGGTGGTGCTTTTCAAGATACTCTTGCCTAGAAGAGCAAAGAATTCAGAACATGGGATTGAGGATGGTGTCCTTGAAGCTCCCATGTAACAGTCTCTCTCCTTGTACTGTGGCTCCAAAATCTCACCAATGCCTTGTTtgcttctgccttccaaatctcatgCAAGTGACACTACTGGTGAATTCCAACATGGAAGTACAAAGGGGAGGGGATTCTTCAAGATCCAGTTCTTAATATTACCCAAATTGGCGTAACACAATACAAGTATTCTAGATTTTGTTGCCCCATCACAGGCCTCTACTTAACTCAAAGTCTGTTCACCAAATACCAGTCAGACGGAAGGAcccaatgtgaaaagaaattcacAGCAAAGTATAGCCTTTGACAAACTTGCCATTCATAAAACTTTATTCCAACTGTTCTATAGGGTGGAAAATGAAAACAGGCTCCTATACCCACCACCCCAAAAAGGAGCTTTCTCTAAGAGAGGTACAAAACACACAGTGGATAAGGCAAATCTGGGAACTGCAGTACATGGCGAGGAAGAAAATTCCAACAACTACCAACTGTCATTTTTCAATGGCCTTATAACAAAGAAcaattaaaacattataaaaaattaaagagaaaatattatgatgatgatgatgatgatgattttatttttagaaagattggcctgtgctaacatctgttgccaatattcctctttttttttttcttttttctcccccacccGATACATAGCTATGTATCATTGTTGTAGAGTTGTACCTCTTCAccatgggatgccgcctcagcatggcttgatgagcggtgagtaggtctgcacccgggatccaaactggcgaaccctgggtcaCTGGGGTTCACTTCACTTCACacgaagcagaacatgtgaacttaaccactgcaacactgggccggccccaagaaaaaatatcattaactgatttaaaaaaaagcaccacCTAATAATCTTTAAGCAGTATTGATGAAGGACGACACAGAATTACCTCACCTTAATATTCATTTCTGAAAGTTATTAATAGAAACCCACTGTGCAATGTTGTACTTTCAGTGGCTTGGTAAACACAATATATTTACAACTTTGATAACAACTCTTTCATGTTAAAGTTTTCTAGAACATTATACAGAAATTAATGTCCATCAAGTTTCCCATGttacttacattttatttctatttctttctggttGGGAGTTTCACATGGAAGGATGTAGGCCAATGAAGTCTTTCCCATGCTGTTTACATTCAAGAGGTTTTTATCAAGTGAGTCCTTTCATGCCTTCAGAAAGAACTGGGATGACAAAAGCATTCTCACATTCTTTCCCTTTACATGGTTTTTCCTCTAGTGTGCATTCTTGCATATTCTCAACAGTTTGCATCACAAATACAGGATTAACCACTTTCCTGACATTCACAGGGTTTCTCTCCAACGTGACTTCCTTCATGTCTTCGACTTCTTTCATGTCTTCGAAGTGATCTGagagaagtgaatgctttactgcattttttacattcatagggtttctctccagtatgagttctttcatgaAATCGAAGAGAATTGGaaaaagtgaatgctttactgcattttttacatttatagggtttctctccagtatgaattctttcatgatCTTGAAGAGAACGGGAATAAGCAAATGCTTTACCGcagtttttacattcatagggtttctctccagcatgaattctttcatgtaatTTAAGATATCCGAGAAAAGTGAATGCTTTACCACAttgtttacattcatagggtctctctccagtatgaattcttgcATGTCTTTGAAGAGAATgggaagaagtgaatgctttactgcattttttacattcatagggtttctctccagtgtgagatCTTTCATGTCTTCGAAGAGAACTGGAAAAAgggaatgctttactgcatttattacattcatagggtttctctccagaatGACTTCTTTCATGATCGTGAAGAGAACTGGAAGaaatgaatgctttactgcattttttacattcatagggtttctctccagtgtgagatCTTGCATGTCTTCGAAGAGAACTGGAAAAAgggaatgctttactgcatttattacattcatagggtttctctccagaatGAGTTCTTGCATGATCTCGAAGAACACgggaagaagtgaatgctttactacATTTttgacattcatagggtttctctccagtatgaattatTTCATGTAATCGAAGATATCTGAGCAAAGCAAATGCTTTCccgcattttttacattcatagggtttctctccagtatgaatacTTGCATGTCTTTGAAGGGAAgtggaagaagtgaatgctttactgcattttttacattcatagggtttctctccagcatgaattctttcatgtaatTGAAGATATCTGAGgaaagtgaatgctttactgcattttttacattcatagggtttctctccagcatgaattctttcatgtctttgaagagaactggaagaagtgaatctttgactgcattttttacattcatagggtttctctccagtatgaattctttcatgtcttcGAAGAGAACgggaagaagtgaatgctttactgcatttattacattcatagggtttctctccagtgtgagttctttcAAGTATTTGAAAGGAACTCCAAGAGGTGAATGCTTTACTGCTTTTTTTACATTCatgaggtttctctccagtatgagttctttcatgtctttgaagAGCATTGGGAAAagggaaggctttcccacattccttacatttatatggCTTCTCTCCGTACTTTTGATAGTTATATAGCTTGTGTTCAGTGTGACATCGAATGTGTGTTTTAAGACATGAATGATgcaggaagacttttccacatgAGCTGCTTTCACATGGTTTAGCTCCTGTAGTTTTGTTGTTCAGACTCAGATTTGGAGTAAGGCTGAATTTATCTCCATGTTGACTGTGCTCTAAACTTTCACAGAGTCTCCTTGCTATATATGACCACTGTAAGAAATAAGAAGCACATTATTAatgattttatgtttattatatttattatgattCATAGGAAAAGTTTAGGTTTTCTGTCTTGTCTCAATTCTCAGaaattaaatataatgaatacTTTACAAGAGGGTTTCTTTCACCCTTCATGTTATCAAAACAGTGATATTCCTACATAGAGTTTATTAAACCTGTTTCTAAGTGGACTATTTTGCAAAAACTGATTCTCTACATCACATTTCAGAAAGCATATTTGGTGAAAATTTTCTAAGAATAGCTAAATTTGAAGCAAGggttatttctctgcttctctttaaAATTTCGTAACAAAACAGAATTGTTACATCAGACACTGCTTTCTATTGTGAGTGTGACTCACCTCTGTTTTCTCTCCAGGCTTTTGTACTGATCTTCAATATCACGATCTTCCCATGTTTTCCCTAAAATGCAGACCCAGAAAGATGATACAAAAGTACTGGAAATGATAGGAAAAAATTTAGCTTTAAGTCCATGATGAGCTATGACCATTTCTAGTTTATTTACCAACATCCCCTGTTTCCAAATTCTACATACTGGAACCATGTTGATGGGCAAGAAACACTTGTTCTCTACTTGAAGAAGGGAAGGAATGTCCTCATTCTTACCTATAGAGGCCAGGTTCCTGAAGGTTTCCCTCATCACATCTTTGTAGAGTCTCTTCTGTGAAGGATCCAGTAAGGCCCACTCCTCTGGGGTGAAGTTCACAGCTACATCCTCAACTGCCACTGAGTCCTGAAACATCTCAAATATGTGTAGAGTAGGATGCATAAGGTTGACAGCACTGGGGATCTGTACTCCATGTGTAGGAAGGTTGCATATGATTGTGTCATCTCCAAACCTTTATTCTATGTTGTGATCACCAAAAACTCACTCATTTTCTGTACACACTTCCTCATCAATTTGACACTGTTTTgacacatggaaattatttacatagTTTTACTGTGATCACATGACAGCATATTTCTCTGTAATGGCAGGGTACAGAGGAAATGACATAAATGCTATCCAAATGAAGCAAATATTTTAAGACTGATGATGCCTTGTGAGAAAAATTCTTTCATCTTCTTCCTTTTACCCACCAGTTACAGCACTCTATGAGGCAGAGGGTCAAATCCACATGACGTTTCAATGGATAAAAACACAGTGAAGAAATGGAGACCTTTTTATGTACTTCCATCACCAAAAAGAGTCCTGGAGGCCTCTAGAAATCACACTTATAATGAAGCCCAATTGGCCACACTGTCCTAAATTACTCCAGACCATTACAAGGAATCAGATGCAGCTGGTGAATGTAAACCTTCCTGCGGGGAAGTATCACTTTCAATGTGTAATATTTATCATAGACTcagttcttcctttctctctctgtgtgatTTGGTGGGGCTAGAAAGTTATTTGGAACTTGGAGCTCAGACACAAGGAAGAAGGCATGACAAATTAGACCATAAAATCCCTATACTCAAGTGCCTCAAGGCTACTTCTTGCCAATTTTTACAACACACAGTGAGATAATAATGTGCTAGAACAGCTCCTTCCAGTCAAACTCTTAACAGTGTACCTTGAGCCTTGCTGGCCTTGAGGGTCAGGTTAAGAGCTGCAGATTGCAAGGAAGTTCACTGAACTCCACGAGGGTCTGATAGTCAGTTTGCTGATGATTATACAATACATGAAGGATTTCACAGTGCTTTCCTCCAAAGAACTTTTATAAAATCTCTATTATTCAAGGCAACAGGAAATGTTTCCTGACCGGACACTCTAGACGATGCCTGCCAACTTCTGATCCCACACTTAAGGAACTTAGAAGCAGTCATTCTTGATCtcacaagaagaaaatgaaaaaactttAAATGAACAACTCTCCTTAGATCCATGAGAGCCTTGAGGTCACCGGGCAAACCACTGTCTTCAAAATtggggaaaagataaaaatagttgGGATTTTGAAATGGAATGCAGATATTCTGTTCTTAACAAAGCCTGTAGTAAACAAAATATCTGTTTGACCAGAGcccaatgcaaaaataaaaagaacaaaaaaaacaaacacaatatcTATGAAGTCTAGAACCACCATCTTTAACAGCAggtttaaaatacacataatgggagtatctgaaaggaaaagacaggcagaaagaaacagaagaaacaagcgaaataataatcacaaaaatatcctaaaattaaCGATAGCCAGCAAACCACACATCCAGAAATCTCAGAGAACACTAAACATGATAAATTGCAATAGTGCACACCCCCATGATATCATAttcaaacaagagaaaaataaaagagaatata
Encoded here:
- the LOC131394548 gene encoding zinc finger protein 14-like isoform X2, giving the protein MWYLRRKQSTLMSATSLACRFDLEVSSICQDQKPGGVFFGCEMFQDSVAVEDVAVNFTPEEWALLDPSQKRLYKDVMRETFRNLASIGKTWEDRDIEDQYKSLERKQRHERTHTGEKPHECKKSSKAFTSWSSFQILERTHTGEKPYECNKCSKAFTSSRSLRRHERIHTGEKPYECKKCSQRFTSSSSLQRHERIHAGEKPYECKKCSKAFTFLRYLQLHERIHAGEKPYECKKCSKAFTSSTSLQRHASIHTGEKPYECKKCGKAFALLRYLRLHEIIHTGEKPYECQKCSKAFTSSRVLRDHARTHSGEKPYECNKCSKAFPFSSSLRRHARSHTGEKPYECKKCSKAFISSSSLHDHERSHSGEKPYECNKCSKAFPFSSSLRRHERSHTGEKPYECKKCSKAFTSSHSLQRHARIHTGERPYECKQCGKAFTFLGYLKLHERIHAGEKPYECKNCGKAFAYSRSLQDHERIHTGEKPYKCKKCSKAFTFSNSLRFHERTHTGEKPYECKKCSKAFTSLRSLRRHERSRRHEGSHVGEKPCECQESG